From a region of the Triticum aestivum cultivar Chinese Spring chromosome 7D, IWGSC CS RefSeq v2.1, whole genome shotgun sequence genome:
- the LOC123167515 gene encoding F-box/kelch-repeat protein At1g80440 — protein MSSCFAASAMSDLIPGLPEEVARECLIRVGFDQLPAVRRISRQWKEEVESPDYGRLRRAEGLARPVLAMVQAQPERVEPGPAQKHASASAANGGPANNYRMVLLDPLEGRWAPLPVLPGPTGSLPLFCQVAAVDGAQGRKRLVVVGGWDPESWAPTDSVYVYDFLTGAWRRGALMPGPRRSFFATAAVGGAVYVAGGHDEEKNALRSALAYDPDADAWAALPDMAEERDEPRGLCVGGRFLVVGGYPTQAQGRFAGSAEAFDPATAAWATVQESLLEDGACPRTCCVAPGAERMYMLRDGNLVARDGGASAGWRTVASVPEDARTASTVSAIPSGRVVVIGSGCHGGDQTVYMLRDEAGQAASWARAPAPPEFSGHVQAACFLEI, from the coding sequence ATGAGCAGCTGCTTTGCGGCGTCAGCGATGAGCGATCTGATTCCAGGGTTGCCGGAGGAGGTGGCGAGGGAGTGCCTCATCAGGGTGGGCTTCGACCAGCTGCCGGCCGTGCGCCGCATCTCGCGGCAGTGGAAGGAGGAGGTCGAGTCGCCGGACTACGGCCGCCTGCGCCGCGCcgaggggctggcgcgccctgtGCTCGCCATGGTCCAGGCGCAGCCCGAGCGCGTCGAGCCTGGCCCGGCGCAGAAGCACGCCTCGGCGTCGGCGGCCAACGGCGGCCCCGCGAACAACTACAGGATGGTTCTGCTGGACCCGCTGGAGGGGCGGTGGGCTCCGCTCCCGGTGCTGCCCGGCCCGACCGGGAGCCTGCCCCTGTTCTGCCAGGTGGCCGCGGTGGACGGCGCGCAGGGGAGGAAGCGGCTGGTGGTCGTCGGCGGGTGGGACCCGGAGTCGTGGGCGCCGACCGACTCGGTGTACGTGTACGACTTCTTGACAGGCGCGTGGCGGCGCGGGGCGCTCATGCCGGGCCCGCGCCGGtccttcttcgccaccgcggccgtcGGCGGGGCCGTGTACGTCGCCGGCGGGCACGACGAGGAGAAGAACGCGCTCCGGTCGGCGCTGGCGTACGACCCGGACGCCGACGCGTGGGCCGCGCtcccggacatggcggaggagcgCGACGAGCCGCGCGGGCTCTGCGTCGGCGGCAGGTTCCTGGTCGTCGGCGGGTACCCGACGCAGGCGCAGGGGCGgttcgccggctccgccgaggccttcGACCCGGCGACGGCGGCCTGGGCCACCGTCCAGGAGAGCCTGCTAGAGGACGGCGCGTGCCCGAGAACCTGCTGCGTGGCGCCGGGAGCGGAGCGCATGTACATGCTCCGCGACGGGAACCTCGTGGCGCGCGACGGCGGCGCCTCGGCGGGGTGGCGCACCGTGGCGTCCGTGCCGGAGGACGCGCGCACCGCGTCGACCGTCTCCGCCATCCCCAGCGGCCGCGTCGTGGTGATCGGCTCAGGCTGCCACGGAGGCGACCAGACCGTGTACATGCTGCGCGACGAGGCCGGACAGGCCGCGTCCTGGGCACGCGCCCCGGCGCCGCCGGAATTCTCCGGGCACGTGCAGGCTGCATGCTTCCTAGAGATCTGA